The DNA region TACTTCTTAATCCTTATAGGATATGAAAATTAGTTGGATGGTTTATTTTAGGTGATCAATGTGCACCTACATACACCATAACAataaaaagaacaaataaatcCTCCTGTTAAGGGGTCCTATGAAGACTTACAAAATTCATGATAGGTAAATTAATTATTAGGTAATGAATATAAGGGTAGTTCAGTTGTATTCATTCACAATCATATTTTGTGGCATTTTCTTCATGATCACGTCTTCTACCAAAATTCTTTTTcctaaataaaaaatcaaaatgattTATGCATGGgaatatttttctttgtttaataTCTGGTGCCATTTGTCCAAGTTAATGACATTGGCATTGACAATTAGGTTTGTTAATTTCGAATTAAATGTTGATTTTGATGTTGCAATATGTATTTTATTATATGAAAGACTAACCCCACACCACCAAATGAAACCCTCTCACCTACGAGTGCTAATTAAGATTGTCATGATATCATTTTGTATTCTAGCAAGATAATCCTGAGAATATTGAAGTTCTCCTTTACGAAGCTATATGTTCACAGAGTAATTATTATTAATCTTATGGAATTGTGGCAGGATGAATAAGATCCCACAATCTTTAATTAAAAGTTTGAGTTCGAGCTTAGAGAATTGTAAAAATTATGATAGGAACCGCTTCCCCTTTAATGAACATTACATAGCCCGACTCTGATTAATCGACGTCcaaaaaatgaatataaaaCACCAGCTGGTAAactgaaaaaatatattattattttcgaTCTCAAGCATTAGCTTTCAAGAAACTAAATTCATTTCACCTACTGTTTTAATTTGTGgaatattaattaaataaaatatttaataagaTATAAAGATAATGTAAATAAAAGCAAAAGCCACGAAATTTTGAAAGACAAATAATTTGGATCAAGGAATACTTTCAGAGAAACTTTTTTTCCGTTAGAAATTctaacttatggcttttgacttatttttatcattttaccATAAAAATAATggttaaaaacacttttttattttatccaaaTACTATAAAAGtacttaaaaactattttggcttaaaagcacctaaaataaaccaatccaaacaggctttTACACTAAAACTAATACTCCATCCGGtctaaaataattaaagatttaGCCTCTAAATactggtccaaaataattgagatttTTAGTCTATCAAGAaggtattttattctttttccaaatttacccttgcCACATTCTTTATCCAATGAACAAATTTAATGCTTGTTATGGTTTCAAAGCCCCTCTTAATTAAGAGTATTTTAGTCAATGTACATCTTAATTTTGAAGAGTAAGTGAATTCCTTAATCCATGTGCCTAAATGTAAAACCTCAATTATTAGAAAAAAGGAATAAGTCAAATATATATTCCCtccagataaaaaaaaaaaatccacttaAAACAGCATTTACACCCCTGccaaaaatactaactcctaaaaaaattaggtaatttgactaaactgccctaataaaataagtattgaaatttgatcacataacacttaatagggacaaatttgaaaaaataaaattaattttttcttaatttgataagtggacactctctttgacccaagaaaaaaaaagctaagtagACACTCTTTTTATTCCGGTAggagtactataagtcacaataattaacagtttaaaatatttaaagggcaAACTAATTTAGGGtcaaagattttcttgtttgactctcgaaatccaaACTGTAACACAAGACGGAGCGAGTAgtagaaaaaagaaatactccctccgtcctaatttatgtgatacactttcctttttttacCGTCGCAAAAGAATGATACACATCTTTATTTgacaataatttaactttaaattcaCCTTTTACGCTCAACGAGATAGTTTGTAACCACAAAAATATCTTtaacttattttagatcacaagattcaaaagccTTCCtctatttcttaaactccgcgCCTATAGCTTAAATATATTactaatatttaattttcttttactagTAATTGAAATAGGACACAATTGTTGAGCAAGAAAAGAAGTACTGAAACCTTTGGTCTGTTAACTAAGTTCCAAAccaaagaaatttcaagaactcatcaattcaaaTGGCTTCAGTGGCTATTGAGAGTAGAATGATGGAGACTGAGAGAGAAGATAGATGTTCAGCAAAAGGGACAAAGCAAACTGGTGAAGGTCTAAGACAATATTATATGCAGCATATTCATGATCTCCAGCTTCAGGTCAGACAAAAGACTCATAATCTCAATCGACTTGAAGCCCAACGAAATGAACTCAATTCCAAAGGTCTATCTATCTCTTTTCTCCCtccaaatttatgtgatatagtttgctaggcatggagtttaagaaagaaagtactccctccgtccgtcccaatttatgtgatataattcggtaggcacggaatttaagaaagaaagtactccctccgtctgtcccaatttatgtgatatagttagGATAtagcacggagtttaagaaaagtactccttccgtccatcccaatttatgtgatatagttcgGTAGGCATGGAATTTCAGAAagaaagtactccctccgtccgtcccaatttatgtgatatagttcggtaggcacggagtttaagaaagaaagtactccctccgtccgtcccaatttatgtgatatagttcgCTAGGCATGGAGTTTGAGAAAGAAAGTACTccctccctccatcccaatttatgtgatatagttcggtaggcatggagtttaagaaagaaagtactccctccgtccgtcccaatttatgtgatatagtttgactggggctcaaagtttaagaaataaaagaaagacttttgaatcttgtggtctaaaataagtcaaagataATTGCGTGGTTATAGATCATCTCTTTAAGCGTAAAAGTTAAAGTTTGAAGTTAAATGGTTACCAAATAAggatatgtatcattttttggggacatactaaaaagaaaagtgtatcacataaattgtgatatgtatcattttttttggacatactaaaaagaaaagtgtatcacataaattgtgatagagggagtaatacttttgaaatttgaggtctaaaataagtcatagatatttgtgtgactataaaaggggaagttttaagttaaattatttttaaatatctgggacaaactaaaaaggaaagtgtattacataaattgggacagagggagtatttacTTTTTGGGGCTATTCTGTAGTGCATTTTTGTATGAATTTGATGTGAAGCTCATATGTGCCATGGCTGTCCTTGTGCCGAAGGTCGTAGGGGTAAGGTACCCTCCTGGACCCCACTTTATGGGATTTCacagggtatgttgttgttgtgagtacgatataattgagacgtttcttgAATAGCCGaagtgatatagtttgactaggcatggagtttaagaaagaaaggaatgacttttgaaacttgtggtctaaaacaagtcatagatatttgtgtggctgtaaatcatttcattaagggtaaaaatagAAGTTTTACAGttaccaatttcaaaaaaagggtaaaaatggaagttttaagttaaattatttctacatACAATAAacatgtatcattctttttgcgatagactaaaaaggaaaatgtataatataaattgggatagagggagtacttACTTTTTGGGGCTATTCTGTACTGCATTTTTATATGATGTTTGATGTGAAGCTCAtatttgactagacacggagtttaagaaagaaaggaagacttttgaaacttgtggtctaaaacagggcatagatatttgtgtggctgtaaatcatttcattaagggtaaaaggggaagatttaagttaagttatttctaacctagaaatgtatcattctttctgggacagactaaaaaggaaaatgtatcacataaatcgAGACTGAGGGAGTATTTACTTTTTGGGGCTATTTTGTACTGCATTTTTATATGAATTTGATGTGAAGCTCATATGTGCCATGGTTGTGCTTGTGCCGAGGGTCGTAGGGGTAAGGTACCCTTctagaccccactttgtgggatttcactgggtatgctattattgttgttgtgaaggTCATATGTATTTTGGGCCTTAATAGCTACACCAAtatcttttgagccgagggtctatagGAAACAACCTCTGTACCTCtcaaaaggtagaggtaaggtctgcgtacatctttACCTCGCGAGGGCCCCacttgtgggggggggggggtatgttgttgttgttgtagtagctACACCAATGCTGTTTCTTGAGTTTTGGAGGTAAATTCCCCCTTTCTTGGTATAAGAATCTTCTTCTTCCTATAATTCCgggtttttttttgtgtgtggggcgggggtgggggtgggggtggggggctGTCATTTGGGTCGTAATTTGGAACTTTTCAGTCTATGGATCAAATGTTGTTCTGCTTGGCTCATTAACTCTGTTCTCTCGCATGTGTATGTGCAGTGAGAATGCTTAAGGAAGAATTACAGTTGCTTCAGGATCCTGGATCATATGTAggtgaagttgttaaagtgatGGGGAAGTCAAAAGTTTTAGTCAAAGTAAGTAAGCCATCTAAACATTGTTTTTTTCTAACTTAtcccccaaaaaagaaaaatcttctTGTTTTCTATGAAATTTGAAGTGTTCCCCCACCATATTAAATCCATCAAACACATGCTTTCCTATTAGGCTGTTACAGAAGCTTCTGTGAGTTTTTCCTTCTCAATGGATGCATTTGGTTCATGTAGCGTCTACTATTCCTGtccatatttcaaaaaattattcctATCAATGTTTATTTCTTAATGCATATCCACAACCAGTTATGGTTCATGTGCTTTTGGTTCACTTTTGTGAGTTTTCTTTGGCAAAAGATGCATTTGGTTCATTTAGCGTGTACTACTCACGACAATGTTTATGTTACTAATGCATGTAGCCACGACCATTTATGTGTCATGTGCTCGGTTGACTTGCTTGCTGGCAATATTGCTCCCTTCACAATTGCTCTTGCAGACAAATGGAATAACTCTTGTGTCGAATTGATTTGTGTTCTTTTTTCTGCTTAAAGAAATAGTTTTCGCACCGGAATAGCTTCCTATGGCAGGGATGACACGGTAAAATTTATGAAATCGTTGACTTGAAATGTATATTCTCTTAGTAAGTgcatacacatgcacatacacacatatacactatacatacacacacatgtacGCATATTTACtgaccaaaacaaaaaagaatgtAACAGTGTGCATTTGGAGAACTTTGTGGGATGCCTTTTGCAAACGTGGTTATATTTTTGAAGCGCTTATGTGGTTGTAATGACAGATGAGAATCCAAATTAATACAACAAGGTAAAAACAACTTTTACTATGCTTTTGAAGAGTATCGTTACAAATGAAAGGTTATAATGGTTTGTTGAGTTGACGGGGACAATCAACTGTCACGTAGGCTGAAAGTTTCATCATTGATATGTTATTGTGACTTGTTCCCAGTGTTCGTTTTTTGATAACCTAGTTCAGTGCTTTTTACTGTTGAGAATGGTAGGATTTTATATACAGAAGCATAAAGTTTGTGCcaaaatacattcaaatcaattCATGTACATAACTGTAGACATTTTCATAACTGTGACAAATTTGGACACTTCGAGCATGactttcttccataatagaTCTCCAtgttctctttctttttatgtacattaaaaaaaatagaaggatGAATATTTGTCTAAACTCATAAAGATTTTATTCTCTCCGGTGAGTCTATGTTTTAGTAGTCCAAAGTTGTCGTGCTACTGCTTTATTTGTTTGGACTCTAATGCAAATATGAAGGATGAAGAAAAAGATTTACAAGATGGGTTGAGGAGCAAAGATGCTAGGCTTACTAAAATGTGAAAGATTAATTGACTTAAAGCCTGTTAATTTCTACTCTATATCAGTCAGAACTCAGAACTCCAGGGAAAAGCCTTGCGCTTCGCACGATGATTAGGATTCAGTGTTTCTATCATTGTCTGTGGATCCACATACTAATATTTATCAACTTGAAATGTTGATTggatataatttttcatatccTTAATACATTTCTAATTAATTGCGATATGCTTATTCTTCTTATCTTTGTGTAATGTTCCAGGTTCATCCTGaaggaaaatatgttgttgaCATTGATAAGATTATTGACATTACAAAGATTACTCCATCAACTAGAGTAGCCCTCCGCAATGACAGCTACGTTCTCCATCTAATTCTGCCCAGCAAAGTGGACCCATTGGTCAACCTAATGAAAGTTGAGAAAGTGCCTGATTCCACTTACGACATGATTGGTGGCCTTGACCAGCAAATTAAAGAGATTAAAGaggttttcctttctttctgtTATTGCCTTTAGGAGTTTTGACGATCTATCCTGAGACCTTGGTCTAGATTCGTGTAATCTTTTTGATTTTTGGCCTTTTTATGCATTAGGTTATTGAGCTTCCCATTAAACATCCTGAGCTGTTCGAGTCTCTTGGAATAGCTCAACCTAAGGTATATTCACAATTCACCATGTTTTCTCCATTTGTTCAATATGTACTTCAAGCATAACAGTGGTTGGACAATTTTCTGTGTTCTTATTCtatctcttctttttcaaatgACAGGGAGTGCTTCTTTACGGGCCTCCAGGAACAGGAAAAACACTGTTGGCGAGGGCAGTTGCACATCATACTGATTGCACATTCATTCGGGTCTCTGGTTCTGAACTGGTGCAGAAATATATTGGAGAAGGTTCTCGTATGGTGAGAGAACTCTTTGTCATGGCCAGGTTAGGTCTTCGTTTTTGCTTTGGTACTCAGCAAATGTATCTCTAATGTCCATAAGTTTATTCCCAAATTATTCTGTCTGTGTATCTTTCTGATCTTATTACCTTCAAATTCATTGGACAGCCATTTTTTATGCTCAATATGTTAAGCTGCTAAGGTCAAGTTTGATCTTTACATTGGGTTAGCCTACAATATGCTACTGCAATTTGTTCATGTTTCATTCTTCATAATTGATATGGATGAAGTGCTCAAGTATGCTTGATAGTACTCTCTGATATGAAGATTTTACACTCTACATAGAGTTAAGGATGATATGAAGGTAGCGTACATCATGGGATGAGTGGTAGGTACATGTCACAAGTACAAGTCCTTCTGTGAACCAAGTGTGGTATTTAAGTAGGGATGGTAGAGGGGCGAGCTCATTATCCACCAAGTTCCAAAGCTGAAAATAATGGATTTCGCAGTtatccaaaaatcaaaaaacaaagGGGCGGGTGGGTTtgtttgtgtgtgtggggggggggggtgatgaCATGAGGTAAACGTTCTTTTGATCAGTTAAAAAGTGATTatgcaaaaatattttattaaatcaaaCTCTAGGGGCACATATAAATTAGCCACTTACATTAGAATTCAAACTGTCTTAGTTCGTTTTCATCTTCCTTTTGCTGACATGTGTTCCATGAATCAAAATTCGTGGATTTCAAATGTCAGTAACTATCGTATTGCTTGAGAGTTGGGCgtgaagcatttaattcaataaaaacTGTTACCAGTCCTATTCTGGAAGAGTGGGGAAAATTATTTGCACAATCTTTGCTGTTTCTTTTTTGGGTGTATTAACCTAACATTAACCTAACCTGAGTGCTTTGTTTTCTCTCTCGCTTGTTGTCCATTTAGCTCAGTTCTAGAAATGCCTTATGTTGAATTTATTCTCAGGGAACATGCTCCTTCTATCATTTTTATGGATGAAATAGACAGTATTGGATCTGCTAGAATGGAGTCAGGTAGTGGCAATGGTGATAGTGAAGTGCAGAGAACAATGTTGGAGCTTCTTAATCAACTTGATGGATTTGAGGCATCAAACAAAATTAAGGCAAGTTTGGCTATCTAGATCACTTGCATATATATTTCCTTGTTTACAAGTATATCGTTCTGAGACTGTAAAGCTGCACCAAAAAAACCTTGTCCTGGCTTTCAGGTTTTGATGGCTACAAACCGCATTGATATTCTGGATCAAGCTCTCCTGAGACCTGGAAGAATTGATAGGAAGATTGAATTTCCAAATCCCAATGAAGAGGTGTGGTTTCTCATAGTTTAGATTATATAAGATGTTAACAAGAGCATGCATTGTTTCAATATACTGTTACCAGCTTCTTGGATCTTTAgctctcttcttcttgattGCTTACTTCtctagttttgtttattactccctgTCTTTTTTATCAATCactttagccaaaaaaaaattggttggaAATATTACCAGTCTGGAATTAATTATCTTTTCCAATTCCACCCTTATTACTCCAAAAAGGCATAGTCATTATTACCCACTTAAGGAAGAGATAGGGGTAATCTAAGTCAAAATACCCCTTAAGATTAATGCTATTAAATGAATAGGACCAGAAGGAGTATAATACAAGAGGTATTTAAACATGTATGGAAGGATACAGCAATATCTATGCCTTCCTCTATGCTTCTTCACATTGCTGCATGCTTTTTGTTGTTATTTCTAGAACAATCTGATGATTTCTTAATCAATTATCTGTTCATTATTCTGCAGTCCCGTTTCGATATTTTGAAGATTCATTCTAGGAAGATGAACTTGATGCGAGGGATTGACTTGAAGAAAATTGCTGAGAAGATGAATGGTGCTTCTGGGGCAGAACTTAAGGCATGTAGTGATAGCATGTCCGTTTGTCTTTATTGATATTTAGCATACCCTTTTCATGAGCAACTTGGTTGCTTGGGAGCCTACTTATTTAGCAATTATACTTGTAGTTGTGATCTAGCATCTGAGGGACTTCGGTGGCTTTCCTTGATCAAGTGCCATGTGAGAGATCTTTGCTTGCCTTATATTTTCCGTGCTCTTTATGTGTCTTGTTATCTATCTGCAGGCTGTCTGTACAGAAGCAGGGATGTTTGCACTAAGGGAGAGGAGGGTACACGTGACACAAGAAGATTTTGAGATGGCAGTTGCCAAGGTAATGAAGAAAGAGACGGAGAAGAATATGTCTTTGCGAAAGCTGTGGAAATAAATGCCCGGGGGGAACACCAAAATGGCAACAATCTTCTACTCGTGGAATTTCGTGCATATACTGTGTCGACTTTTCTGCTCGTGGATATTGAACGTGTATACATTCTGTGCTCAAGGAATGTGTATACGCGTGGAACCACTAGCTTCTTGAGCCAGCAAATATAGAAGCATAGCTTCTTGTTCTCTGGCTGATTTAAGGAGCTTTAGTCTTGCATTTGATTTAATTATGAGTCAGAGTCGGATGTTGTATTATGCCCGTAGCTGTTTTCTCATGCGTTTCTGTCAAGATCATGAAATTCAGACCACTCTTTAAGTGTTTTTTTACACATCTATAGTACTTCTTCAGTATAAGTTGGTACTTTCTGTTTTGGacataattttatatttcttttcttttatgtgaaTATTCGCATCTCAAATGTTTATGTCCATGCCATTTATATCCCAACGATCTGATTCCAactaggcgtttggccatgcgatataaaatcatgatttcatattatgatttcaaatcagTGTTTGTTTATGCAATTTgtacaaaatttcaacttccaacttcatatcatgatttcaaatcccaaattctccaaaaaggtatgatttgggatttcaaattattttaaatgtaaaacttgacccgtaagtttatattttgtaaaaaaaatctataagttggtagatatatttatcAATCATGCTTACCAACCATTTATACTAAATATTAAAAGATCTGCAAGttggtagtatatttataaaaaatttattcttaccaactgCATTTACTTATGTAACccatgttcaattttttttttgattgaacTAAAGTTCGATCACTTGATGTTGTATTTCTTAGAAAGGACTTTTAGTaacatattaattttgttatgaactatgatttgctcatttggtcagattgtataagaattgggaaagttttgatggttttcacaacttgtggggtttttatatctatgagaaaaaatacaatttaagaaattcaaattgcatgtccaaacaaaacttcaactccaaatcatcatgattttaaatcacTGATTTCATATCGTAATTTCAAATTTGAGTCTACCTAGTACTATGGAGTAGCTTTACTATCAATGACCTTTCAATCTTTTTTCCAACCACTTCGTGATGCACGTCTCTCGGTTTTTATATAACATTTCCCGTAAATCCTTCGCAATCAAGGCATCAATATATCATTTATGTCATGAAAACATAGATTCTACAAATTTGGATTTGGAATCTAATTTTTATGAATTATGGGTGGATGATGGGAATTGGACGCTCGCATGATGGATTCACAATTGACTGCCTTGATGCACTCACACTAACTAGATGTTTTAAATGCACAAAAACTACACATAGCGCATGCTTTTAGGGAAAGGCAAGCGGTAAATCTCAATTGCCTGAAATTCGATAGTCAAACCTTTTACTTGTATCGCTAAAGTCAACCCAAATAAGCTTTGATGGCTTCAATCTATTCAAATTAGAAAAGTCAAATCAGCCCTGGTTTAATCATTTGGTCTCAGTAACTCAATTAGTCCAGATTAATGCATAAAGCTCATATAAAGAGGGAGCTACTCCGTAACAGAAATATCACCAGTCCCAAAACTCTCATATACACTTCTTATTCTACCTATGCAGTACTCAATGACCTAATTAATCTGAATTCGCGCATAAGGCCCACCTAACGAGAGTTCTCCAGCCTCATAAGTCGAACTCGAGACCTCTTGATTAAAGGCGATGAGTCACTAGAAGGATAGTctcatttcctttttagtttaatCATCCGGTATCAGTATCCACAGGCCCGATTAATCTAAATTCGCGCATAAGGCCCATCTAACATGAGTTTCTCCGGTTTCAGAACTTTCTCCATTCCCAAAACTCAAACTCGAGACATTCGATCACGGGTGATGAGTCGTGAGCTTTGCCAGGAAGTAGTTCAAGTCAACACTATAAAGCAGAAAATAGTTGAGAAAGTTTCGATAGTGAAAGAGTGTTTTTAGATACATTTGGGAAGGAATTGTAATTTGTTCAAGTGGGAATTTTAAGAATTCTAGAAAGCAGGATAGTAGGACTTTTTCGTCATTTGACAATTATACAAGTAGCCCCTGTAAGGAAAAATTACGGGGCAAAAACAACGAAAGCCGAAATTTGTTTCACTAGAAACAAAGTTAATCTTCACGAACTAAATGCACTAATTTGTGTGTCTTTTTCTTGTTGTGGGAATCTATCAGAAGAAGAGCGTAATTGAAATTATGCTCTGTCTATCTTCTTTATACATGTAGAAGCTGGTTAAGGAGCAGCCCCCTCCCTTTTTTCACGTTCAGTTTTAGAGGAAGCTTAGTGATGTGGAACTTCTCCAAATCACTATTACCTAATACAAATTTTAGGTAAACTAGTTTTTTCTGCACGTGCGTTAAACTTGTATGCAGAATAATGtaagtttttactttttaagaTACGATTTGGGAGAAGGCATAAGCAACCCCCTTCCCCAAGCATATGACCGAAGTTCCAACCACACACCTTTCCTTTtcgggggtcctattacccctgAACTATTTTAAAGTGCACCAAATGACCCTTAGGTGCTGAGGTGGCACAGAG from Lycium ferocissimum isolate CSIRO_LF1 chromosome 2, AGI_CSIRO_Lferr_CH_V1, whole genome shotgun sequence includes:
- the LOC132046622 gene encoding 26S proteasome regulatory subunit 8 homolog A, translated to MASVAIESRMMETEREDRCSAKGTKQTGEGLRQYYMQHIHDLQLQVRQKTHNLNRLEAQRNELNSKVRMLKEELQLLQDPGSYVGEVVKVMGKSKVLVKVHPEGKYVVDIDKIIDITKITPSTRVALRNDSYVLHLILPSKVDPLVNLMKVEKVPDSTYDMIGGLDQQIKEIKEVIELPIKHPELFESLGIAQPKGVLLYGPPGTGKTLLARAVAHHTDCTFIRVSGSELVQKYIGEGSRMVRELFVMAREHAPSIIFMDEIDSIGSARMESGSGNGDSEVQRTMLELLNQLDGFEASNKIKVLMATNRIDILDQALLRPGRIDRKIEFPNPNEESRFDILKIHSRKMNLMRGIDLKKIAEKMNGASGAELKAVCTEAGMFALRERRVHVTQEDFEMAVAKVMKKETEKNMSLRKLWK